A single window of uncultured Pseudodesulfovibrio sp. DNA harbors:
- a CDS encoding Rne/Rng family ribonuclease, whose product MPNKKKRQKMFISVLPGEQVEVVIAEEGKVNEYYVEMVHQAKTKGNIYKGYIHNIDNGLQAAFINYGAERNGFLQIDEVHPEYYTGNFTQKKGARYPLMQKVLKAGQEVLVQVVKEPTGKKGAFLTSYLSLPGRSFVYTVGRSQMGVSRKIENEKERARLKKALESFETTEGVGLIARTAAVGQSKAALERDFKYLNRLWTDIRSNAQKEKAPVIVYKELGLAARAVRDYLTSDVTEVWVDDKETYDQISKFVKLAFPRKNNLVRLHDENDLSLLERFNLVKQVEEIYSREASMPSGGRLVFDATEALTAVDINSGKIGGERNFQKMALKTNVEAAKEIARQLRLRDIGGQVVIDFIEMKNPKDCREVEKVMRAELKNDRARTDVSRISSFGLMELVRQRLGSSAIAISTEACPCCKGTGIRRNMEWQALQALKEIHRDIRKPGMERVEHDCEEELAIYLLNTKRGILTDLENRYGKEIHIDLEYEYDD is encoded by the coding sequence ATGCCCAACAAAAAGAAACGACAGAAGATGTTCATATCTGTCCTCCCCGGAGAACAGGTTGAAGTAGTCATTGCCGAAGAAGGCAAAGTCAACGAATACTATGTGGAGATGGTGCACCAGGCAAAGACCAAGGGCAACATCTACAAAGGCTACATTCACAACATAGACAACGGACTTCAGGCCGCGTTCATCAACTACGGTGCCGAACGCAATGGTTTTCTCCAGATCGACGAAGTCCATCCCGAATACTACACGGGCAACTTCACCCAGAAGAAAGGCGCGCGCTATCCGCTCATGCAGAAAGTGCTCAAGGCCGGACAGGAAGTGCTTGTTCAGGTGGTCAAAGAACCTACTGGCAAAAAAGGGGCTTTTCTCACATCCTATCTTTCCTTACCCGGACGTAGCTTCGTCTACACTGTGGGGCGCTCCCAAATGGGTGTTTCCCGCAAAATCGAAAATGAAAAAGAACGGGCGCGCCTGAAAAAAGCCCTTGAATCCTTTGAAACCACCGAAGGTGTGGGACTCATCGCCCGAACAGCCGCCGTGGGACAATCCAAGGCAGCACTTGAACGAGACTTCAAATATTTGAATAGACTCTGGACGGATATCCGCTCCAATGCTCAAAAAGAAAAAGCTCCGGTCATTGTCTACAAGGAATTGGGACTGGCCGCCCGCGCCGTACGCGACTACCTGACTTCTGATGTCACCGAGGTCTGGGTTGACGACAAGGAAACCTACGACCAAATCAGCAAATTCGTAAAACTCGCCTTCCCGCGTAAAAACAATCTGGTTCGTCTGCATGACGAAAACGATCTTTCCCTGCTGGAACGATTCAACCTCGTAAAACAGGTGGAAGAAATTTATTCCCGCGAAGCATCTATGCCGTCCGGTGGACGTCTTGTTTTCGACGCCACAGAGGCCTTGACTGCCGTGGACATCAACTCCGGAAAAATCGGTGGGGAGCGAAACTTTCAAAAAATGGCCCTCAAGACGAATGTCGAGGCCGCCAAGGAAATCGCCCGCCAGCTCAGACTGCGCGACATCGGTGGTCAGGTGGTTATCGACTTCATCGAGATGAAAAACCCCAAAGACTGTCGCGAAGTGGAAAAAGTCATGCGTGCCGAACTCAAAAATGATCGCGCCCGCACCGACGTCAGCCGCATTTCCTCTTTCGGACTCATGGAGCTGGTTCGCCAACGCCTCGGGTCCTCGGCCATTGCCATTTCCACTGAAGCATGTCCCTGCTGTAAAGGCACCGGCATACGACGCAATATGGAGTGGCAGGCCCTTCAGGCCCTCAAGGAAATCCATCGGGATATTCGTAAACCCGGCATGGAGCGGGTCGAGCACGACTGCGAAGAAGAACTTGCCATCTACCTGCTCAACACCAAACGCGGCATCCTGACCGACCTGGAAAACAGATACGGTAAAGAAATCCATATTGACCTTGAATATGAATACGACGATTAA